Proteins from one Ahaetulla prasina isolate Xishuangbanna chromosome 2, ASM2864084v1, whole genome shotgun sequence genomic window:
- the LOC131190374 gene encoding E3 ubiquitin-protein ligase TRIM7-like — protein sequence MASTSLAAPERNDEFCDLCTKYLTDPISIECGHNFCRPCITDHYRERKKEGLFFCPVCEEPIPEGRLRRILQQPRVEEKLRLLPEKSFVCPKHKVILDLFCQEDEKLICAVCKKSLEHKTHTVISPKQAAQPLKDQLRSRIILLEEKKDIMESHPSDAEKEIAELLGQMEEEKEKLDNVFKQLHDFLHKQEKQLHNRMKTVEKDIQKTKAEYLEGLSKERTVLKSIIREIQEACEQPAVEFLMDFKANMQRYDKALENPVAFPLELKWRSWDFCDINPFLENSGNIFNESLMAGLQLQKEHVFLDPDTAHPRLILTDDCKSLKMGEFYQSLPKTPERFDEWPFVLACSGFTTGRHFWEVAVGTEDTWGVGVAQKSVRRKGDIEFSPEEGFWAVGKWDGNYTAYNPPFYTPLTLRRMPKKIRIVLNYEGGWVTFFDADTGAPLFAFSPPPFAGEVILPLFYVFGNARLSIAH from the exons ATGGCTTCAACCTCACTGGCAGCACCTGAGAGAAATGATGAATTTTGTGACCTGTGTACTAAATATCTGACGGATCCAATATCCATAGAATGCGGACACAACTTCTGTCGGCCTTGCATCACCGATCATTATCGGGAACGGAAAAAAGAAGGGCTTTTTTTCTGTCCTGTTTGCGAAGAGCCGATCCCCGAAGGAAGACTCCGCCGAATCCTGCAGCAGCCCAGAGTGGAGGAAAAACTCAGATTACTTCCAGAAAAGTCATTTGTCTGCCCGAAACACAAAGTGATACTAGATCTGTTTTGTCAAGAGGACGAGAAGCTGATATGTGCTGTTTGTAAGAAGTCATTGGAACATAAAACTCACACTGTGATTTCTCCCAAACAAGCTGCCCAACCATTAAAG GACCAGTTACGGAGCCGCATTATACTactggaggaaaagaaagatataATGGAGAGTCATCCTTCAGATGCAGAAAAGGAAATAGCCGAGCTGCTT GGACaaatggaagaagagaaggagaagttaGACAACGTGTTCAAACAACTACACGATTTTCTGCATAAACAGGAAAAACAACTACACAACCGAATGAAAACGGTGGAGAAGGATATTCAAAAAACTAAGGCGGAATATCTGGAAGGGCTTTCAAAGGAACGCACCGTGCTTAAAAGTATCATCCGGGAGATACAGGAGGCGTGTGAGCAGCCAGCGGTGGAGTTCTTAATG gatTTTAAAGCCAAcatgcaaag GTATGACAAAGCACTTGAAAACCCAGTTGCTTTCCCTCTGGAGCTGAAATGGAGGTCCTGGGATTTCTGTGATATCAATCCTTTTCTGGAAAATTCTGGAAATATATTCAATG agTCTCTGATGGCTGGACTTCAGTTGCAGAAAG AACATGTATTTCTGGATCCAGACACAGCTCACCCTCGTCTCATTTTGACAGACGATTGTAAAAGTCTGAAAATGGGCGAATTTTATCAATCTCTACCCAAAACCCCAGAAAGATTTGATGAATGGCCTTTTGTGTTGGCCTGCTCAGGATTCACTACCGGCAGGCATTTCTGGGAAGTTGCTGTGGGGACAGAAGACACCTGGGGTGTCGGAGTTGCCCAGAAGTCTGTCAGGAGAAAAGGAGATATTGAATTTAGTCCAGAAGAAGGGTTCTGGGCTGTGGGGAAGTGGGATGGCAACTATACAGCGTACAATCCTCCCTTTTATACTCCCTTGACTTTGCGTAGGATGCCCAAGAAAATCAGAATAGTTCTGAACTACGAAGGGGGATGGGTGACTTTTTTTGATGCCGATACAGGAGCTCCTCTCTTTGCATTTTCTCCACCCCCTTTCGCTGGAGAGGTGATCCTTCCCTTATTTTACGTGTTTGGAAACGCTCGCCTTTCCATCGCTCATTAA